A stretch of Bradyrhizobium sp. CCBAU 53338 DNA encodes these proteins:
- a CDS encoding DUF2272 domain-containing protein, translating into MSIQSDLLTTATNEWKRWGFSSAPVQGPKSIGGRESEQPYVQFVNDYWVTVGKPARNGKSPYPWSAAFISFCFKTAAAGTGFPYSESHWGYCQAILARPRSYPKLELMTPASSSLSVGDLLWAARGGPDCPTPPDSYDGAIRALRAGNWFCSHADLVVELRDGEVDVIGGNVSDSVTRSSYKTANGKIRDPRHAWLAVIRNGL; encoded by the coding sequence ATGTCGATCCAGTCAGATCTGTTGACTACTGCGACGAACGAGTGGAAGCGTTGGGGCTTCTCCAGCGCTCCGGTCCAGGGTCCGAAGTCCATTGGCGGACGGGAATCGGAGCAGCCGTACGTCCAGTTCGTCAACGATTACTGGGTCACGGTAGGAAAGCCTGCGCGCAACGGAAAGTCGCCCTATCCTTGGTCCGCCGCATTCATATCGTTCTGCTTCAAGACGGCCGCTGCAGGGACAGGCTTTCCGTACAGCGAGTCGCATTGGGGATATTGCCAGGCCATACTGGCGCGTCCCAGGAGCTATCCGAAGCTTGAGCTGATGACTCCGGCCTCGAGTTCGCTGAGCGTAGGCGACCTGCTCTGGGCGGCAAGAGGCGGGCCCGATTGTCCGACTCCACCAGATTCCTACGACGGTGCAATAAGAGCCTTGCGAGCGGGCAATTGGTTCTGTTCGCATGCCGATCTGGTGGTAGAGCTACGCGATGGAGAAGTGGACGTCATCGGAGGCAACGTCTCCGACTCGGTCACTAGATCCAGCTACAAGACCGCAAACGGCAAGATACGTGATCCTCGACACGCATGGCTGGCGGTCATCCGAAACGGGCTCTGA
- a CDS encoding diaminobutyrate--2-oxoglutarate transaminase, translating into MHLDAFENEESVVRYYCRKLPNLLDSATGAIVRDIEGRQFIDFLSACGTLNYGHNHPNLKGAALDYLRRDGIIASLDLHTSAKLHFIERFRDVVLKPRGLSYKLQFPGPTGANCVEAAIKLARKVTGRTSVVAFTNAFHGMSLGALALTGSSAARMTSAGLLNGVVRLPYDAYLGAGVADLTRFEAMATDPSGGVDPIAAIVVEAVQGEGGLNVASSEWLQALAATAKRLGSLLIVDDIQAGCGRTGTFFSFEGASIEPDIVCLAKSISGLGLPMSLLLLKRELDVWSPGEHNGTFRGNSLAFVTASAALGLWENGDMTVSHDNVRMLSKWTKNMAARFVHVKAKGRGMMQGLKFSDARLAQMSAASAVQRGVIVECCGPHDEVLKIMPPLNIEPVIFADGLERLGQAISEALSDGGGHPPEDFAAPSQRYETRLDAYDDGSDPVVRPELAHPVA; encoded by the coding sequence ATGCATCTGGATGCCTTCGAGAACGAAGAATCTGTCGTACGCTACTACTGCCGTAAGCTCCCAAATCTACTGGACTCGGCGACGGGTGCGATCGTCCGGGACATCGAAGGCCGGCAGTTCATCGATTTCTTGTCGGCCTGCGGAACGCTGAATTACGGACATAACCACCCCAACCTAAAGGGCGCCGCGCTCGACTACCTCCGACGGGACGGCATCATCGCAAGTCTGGATCTTCACACGTCCGCCAAGCTGCACTTCATCGAGCGCTTTCGCGACGTCGTCCTCAAGCCGAGAGGCTTAAGCTACAAGCTGCAGTTCCCGGGCCCGACCGGCGCCAACTGCGTGGAAGCGGCGATCAAGCTGGCACGCAAGGTCACGGGCCGAACCTCGGTCGTCGCCTTCACGAATGCGTTTCATGGCATGTCGTTGGGCGCGCTCGCACTTACCGGATCGAGCGCCGCGCGAATGACTTCGGCAGGCCTGCTGAACGGCGTCGTACGACTTCCATACGACGCCTATCTGGGCGCCGGCGTCGCGGATCTGACAAGATTCGAAGCGATGGCGACCGACCCGTCGGGCGGTGTCGATCCGATCGCAGCCATAGTCGTCGAAGCCGTACAAGGGGAGGGCGGGCTCAACGTCGCATCTTCCGAGTGGCTACAGGCGCTTGCAGCCACGGCAAAGCGCCTAGGATCTCTCTTGATCGTCGACGATATACAGGCGGGCTGCGGACGGACGGGTACTTTCTTCAGCTTCGAAGGTGCCTCCATCGAGCCCGACATCGTCTGCCTCGCCAAGTCGATCAGCGGATTAGGTTTGCCGATGTCGCTGCTTTTGCTGAAAAGAGAGCTCGACGTCTGGTCGCCTGGCGAGCACAACGGAACGTTTCGCGGCAACTCGCTCGCCTTCGTCACGGCGTCGGCGGCCCTCGGATTGTGGGAGAACGGCGACATGACCGTCTCGCACGACAACGTCCGGATGCTTTCCAAGTGGACGAAAAACATGGCCGCACGGTTCGTGCACGTGAAGGCCAAGGGCAGAGGGATGATGCAGGGATTGAAATTCTCCGACGCTCGGCTTGCTCAGATGTCGGCGGCTTCCGCCGTCCAGCGGGGCGTCATCGTCGAGTGCTGCGGACCGCACGACGAAGTCCTCAAGATCATGCCGCCACTCAACATCGAGCCGGTGATCTTCGCGGATGGGCTTGAGAGACTCGGGCAGGCCATAAGCGAAGCGCTTTCGGACGGCGGTGGGCATCCGCCCGAAGACTTCGCTGCTCCGTCACAGCGGTATGAGACCCGTCTTGATGCCTACGATGACGGCAGTGATCCGGTTGTTCGCCCCGAGCTTGCGCATCCCGTTGCTTAG
- a CDS encoding LuxR family transcriptional regulator translates to MGTSLENFIETTQSIASVAGLKKTFLAAVAEEGYENAVFARTNERGLVSLPWAEFPSGYVDTYRSEGWDRRDPVVQRAHLARRPFKWSETSPRGGFTKDQMRFFEECRELGVHSGITIPIPGSGRDVDLISLSLRQRAELPPHRMTHLYMLSVQYWLKYCELSDRRDQEVVPLTFQERECLRWCKEGKTNWEIGEILNISEKTVEFHLSNGMRKLGANNRITAVIVGIKTGLIPL, encoded by the coding sequence ATGGGAACGAGTCTGGAGAACTTCATCGAAACCACGCAGAGCATCGCATCGGTCGCTGGTCTCAAGAAGACGTTTTTGGCGGCCGTGGCGGAAGAGGGATATGAGAACGCGGTTTTTGCGCGGACAAACGAGCGAGGCCTCGTTTCGCTGCCCTGGGCCGAATTCCCCTCGGGCTACGTGGACACGTATCGAAGCGAGGGATGGGACAGGAGAGATCCGGTAGTCCAGCGGGCCCATCTCGCCCGACGGCCTTTCAAGTGGTCCGAGACGAGCCCCCGTGGTGGCTTCACCAAGGATCAGATGCGGTTCTTCGAGGAATGCCGGGAGCTCGGCGTCCATTCCGGCATCACAATTCCTATTCCCGGGTCGGGGCGAGACGTGGATCTCATAAGCCTCAGCCTGCGGCAGCGGGCCGAACTGCCGCCGCACAGGATGACGCACCTCTACATGCTGAGCGTGCAGTATTGGTTGAAATATTGCGAGTTGTCTGACCGGCGGGACCAGGAAGTCGTGCCGCTCACGTTTCAAGAACGGGAATGCCTACGCTGGTGCAAGGAGGGAAAGACCAACTGGGAAATCGGCGAAATCCTGAACATATCGGAGAAGACCGTCGAATTTCACCTAAGCAACGGGATGCGCAAGCTCGGGGCGAACAACCGGATCACTGCCGTCATCGTAGGCATCAAGACGGGTCTCATACCGCTGTGA
- a CDS encoding S8/S53 family peptidase produces MISPLDGHWSKTVEYDPSLQEVSCAPISGNIDVPWWQELASCDSAVARSAARLKIGIIDLLYEAPQELQHVAFVDPDDWKSAIRKLNAGKQQHGQRVSTIVGARGPDAFRGLAWDAELLFVDASFVGPQGVSGVDSARVVDGVRALAITHGVHIINISCGFGQIDLPDLEDRIDEAADAGTLCICAGGNSGGDPVEIPANLSTTIGVGGIGFTGVAPSDSVMGELASDATKDGLLGKRYRRWPGRPFHDRRTSEGAGIDVSAPSMGVIVKSGGQISDLSGTSFASPIVAGILACELSKDDSYLHSSGRKRYDLARKKLVSITRSVGLDPIKVGRGVPFLR; encoded by the coding sequence ATGATCAGCCCGCTGGACGGACATTGGTCGAAAACGGTCGAGTACGACCCTAGCCTTCAGGAAGTTAGCTGTGCGCCGATTAGCGGGAATATCGACGTCCCCTGGTGGCAGGAGTTGGCATCCTGTGATTCCGCCGTAGCCCGCTCAGCTGCTCGGTTGAAGATCGGCATCATAGATCTGCTGTACGAGGCACCGCAGGAACTTCAGCACGTCGCTTTCGTCGATCCCGACGACTGGAAGAGCGCAATACGGAAACTCAACGCTGGAAAGCAGCAGCATGGACAGCGGGTCAGCACAATCGTCGGCGCACGCGGCCCAGATGCTTTCCGCGGCCTCGCATGGGATGCCGAGCTGTTGTTCGTAGATGCCTCCTTCGTCGGACCGCAAGGAGTTTCCGGAGTGGACTCTGCCAGAGTAGTTGATGGCGTCCGGGCACTTGCGATCACACATGGCGTCCACATCATCAACATCTCCTGCGGCTTCGGCCAGATCGACCTGCCCGACCTCGAAGACCGAATCGACGAGGCCGCCGATGCAGGGACCCTGTGCATCTGCGCCGGCGGAAATTCGGGAGGAGATCCAGTTGAAATCCCAGCGAACCTCTCGACTACCATTGGAGTGGGCGGGATCGGCTTTACGGGCGTCGCGCCTTCCGATTCCGTGATGGGTGAATTGGCTTCCGATGCCACGAAAGATGGCCTGCTCGGAAAGCGATACAGGCGCTGGCCAGGAAGGCCCTTTCACGACAGAAGGACGAGCGAGGGGGCTGGCATCGACGTAAGTGCCCCGAGTATGGGAGTGATCGTCAAATCCGGCGGCCAGATCTCGGACCTTTCCGGCACGTCCTTTGCCTCACCTATCGTTGCGGGGATCCTGGCGTGCGAGTTGTCCAAGGATGATTCCTACCTACATTCATCCGGCCGCAAGCGCTATGATCTCGCCCGGAAAAAGCTCGTCTCGATCACCCGTTCGGTCGGTCTCGACCCTATCAAGGTGGGGAGAGGAGTTCCATTCTTGAGGTGA
- a CDS encoding helix-turn-helix transcriptional regulator, whose product MTISLQLPREMLLQRYPKFRRSEMFVLEPGDLGTILLRGALTNLAENTSRASLVQHSGIPHALIDLLGTCEIPLGATEWRLERALSYIARNFWRSGLSASDVARQQRLSRRSLDEMFVRALGRTVAAEILEQRMARASAYLMDVSNHRRQIRDVAASVGFEHPPHFTRAFRKRFSLTPSAFRKGRLSSQQTLDKQR is encoded by the coding sequence GTGACCATTTCTCTACAGCTTCCGCGCGAGATGCTGCTCCAGCGATATCCGAAGTTTCGACGTTCTGAGATGTTTGTTCTTGAACCCGGTGACTTGGGGACAATTTTGCTGCGAGGTGCTCTAACGAATTTGGCTGAAAATACCTCCAGAGCATCGCTCGTACAGCATTCTGGAATTCCCCATGCCTTGATAGATCTGCTGGGAACGTGTGAGATCCCTCTCGGGGCCACCGAATGGCGCTTGGAGCGAGCTCTCTCCTACATTGCACGGAATTTTTGGAGATCGGGTTTGTCTGCGAGCGATGTCGCCCGCCAGCAACGGTTAAGTCGACGATCGCTTGATGAAATGTTTGTACGGGCGCTGGGACGCACGGTTGCTGCCGAAATTCTTGAGCAGCGGATGGCACGAGCTTCAGCATATCTGATGGATGTTTCTAACCACCGCCGACAGATCCGTGATGTTGCCGCTTCGGTTGGCTTCGAGCATCCGCCACATTTCACCCGTGCCTTCCGAAAAAGATTCAGCCTGACGCCGAGCGCCTTTCGGAAAGGAAGGCTGAGCTCGCAACAAACACTCGATAAGCAGCGGTGA
- a CDS encoding acyl-homoserine-lactone synthase yields the protein MIEAFSLANAHRFQDALASQARLRYETFVERRGLPHSFHEGLEFDEFDTPAARYLVWRDDNRVVRGLVRMLPTTRAYMLQSYWPHLVADGIIPSSSAVWELTRVCVDKSLDPKVRRKVLPELLCAVQELLSSSQGSGIIGVTREHLLTHFIRNGIRWLGEPDLIEGEIERAFFVPAEFIRPEYHCRIFGISGQVLANPEDFALVTKAA from the coding sequence ATGATCGAAGCTTTCTCTCTAGCCAACGCCCACCGCTTCCAGGATGCTTTGGCTTCCCAAGCGCGCCTGCGCTACGAGACATTCGTCGAAAGACGGGGGCTGCCGCATTCCTTCCACGAGGGTCTGGAGTTCGATGAATTCGACACTCCGGCAGCCAGGTATCTGGTGTGGCGGGACGATAATCGTGTGGTTCGAGGACTGGTCAGGATGCTGCCTACGACCCGCGCTTACATGTTGCAATCGTATTGGCCGCACCTTGTTGCGGACGGAATTATTCCTTCATCGAGCGCCGTTTGGGAACTGACGCGCGTGTGCGTCGACAAATCGCTCGATCCGAAGGTTCGCCGGAAGGTGTTACCGGAATTGCTCTGTGCGGTCCAGGAACTGTTGTCGAGCTCGCAAGGAAGCGGGATCATCGGAGTGACCAGAGAACATCTGCTGACGCACTTCATCCGAAACGGCATCCGCTGGTTGGGAGAGCCGGACCTGATCGAGGGCGAAATCGAACGCGCGTTCTTCGTTCCGGCCGAGTTTATCCGGCCAGAATATCACTGTCGGATATTCGGGATTTCCGGCCAGGTTCTAGCGAATCCGGAGGATTTCGCCCTTGTCACGAAAGCCGCATAA
- a CDS encoding alpha/beta fold hydrolase, protein MMRRHCVVAGHRLNLFHCRAGRTAILLLHGNSSCKEVFSKQLKELAKTKLSIVAPDLPGHGGSDNSMFPSTTYSFPGYARLVGDLMSKLGYESYHVLGWSLGGHIGLELLARSRSVRSLLISGTPPIRLTPEGAMEGFRWTGTTALAGRRHFKPDDVRRYANAMMGTRLPEGHHLLRMVERTDGDARCWMVSNGMAGRGADELAAVTNTDKPVAVVQGSADPFLRIDYLEKVPFSTLWQGRPILIPAGHAAHWQAPRAFNEAMMDFVTAH, encoded by the coding sequence ATGATGCGGCGTCATTGCGTTGTAGCTGGCCATAGGCTGAATCTCTTCCACTGCAGGGCGGGAAGGACTGCAATCCTCCTCCTCCACGGCAATTCCTCGTGCAAGGAAGTCTTTTCGAAGCAGCTCAAGGAGCTTGCGAAAACGAAACTGTCGATCGTCGCTCCGGATCTGCCCGGCCATGGCGGCTCCGACAACTCGATGTTTCCGTCGACAACCTACAGCTTTCCTGGATATGCCCGGCTCGTTGGTGACCTGATGAGCAAGCTGGGGTACGAGTCCTATCATGTTCTCGGCTGGTCGCTTGGCGGTCATATTGGGTTGGAGTTGTTAGCGCGCAGTCGATCCGTACGATCCCTGCTCATATCTGGAACGCCGCCGATCCGGCTGACACCTGAAGGCGCGATGGAAGGCTTCCGGTGGACAGGGACGACGGCGCTCGCCGGGCGCAGGCATTTCAAGCCCGACGACGTACGTCGTTATGCGAATGCAATGATGGGCACGCGATTGCCAGAGGGGCATCACCTCCTCCGGATGGTCGAACGCACCGATGGCGACGCGCGCTGCTGGATGGTTTCCAACGGGATGGCCGGACGGGGAGCTGACGAACTCGCCGCAGTGACGAATACAGATAAGCCGGTCGCGGTGGTGCAAGGCTCGGCCGATCCCTTTCTGCGCATCGACTATCTCGAGAAGGTGCCGTTCAGCACTCTTTGGCAGGGACGGCCGATCCTCATCCCGGCGGGACACGCCGCTCATTGGCAAGCGCCGCGCGCCTTCAACGAGGCCATGATGGATTTCGTGACAGCACATTAG
- a CDS encoding HlyD family secretion protein: MSLTAAAAMYPTSLFREEAIQFQRNKMHGSIILRQSWRTKWFAAASASFIAFAIAFVTSASVARKQKLDGLVLPEQGLLYISAPTAAVVVDRRVVEGQEVRRGDVLFVLSAERTTRRGGAQESITRTLSDRVESLTAELELVRLRGERRLATLARRRQNLLSRQSGLEKQIQLQVDRAGLAEEALRRSKTLYESSNAPLAQVQEKTSAMLEQKQKVYDLLQIRDGLLAELENVESDIEIAPIQTKQEIAALHRAIGDTENSLAVSEIDRQILLQASGPGVVSSLAVQSGQQIKPGDALAAIEPANSTLFAVFYVPSGAVGLLHPKIPVRLSFDAYPSDKYGTVLGSIEDISRSPALPMETANAARAVDADTQAYRVRVAINAASMPTIMKLKPGMRVRATALLDYRRLFEWLYQPLVKTYGREA, encoded by the coding sequence GTGAGCTTAACCGCGGCCGCCGCTATGTATCCGACCTCACTCTTCCGAGAGGAAGCAATACAGTTTCAGCGCAACAAGATGCATGGGAGTATCATACTGCGGCAATCGTGGCGTACCAAGTGGTTCGCTGCTGCGTCTGCAAGCTTTATTGCATTCGCAATTGCGTTCGTCACGTCGGCCTCTGTCGCGCGGAAGCAGAAGCTGGATGGCTTGGTGCTGCCGGAGCAAGGCTTGCTCTACATTTCGGCTCCGACAGCAGCTGTCGTTGTGGATCGCCGGGTCGTCGAAGGGCAAGAGGTACGCCGGGGCGATGTCCTATTCGTGCTCTCGGCCGAACGCACAACCCGACGTGGCGGAGCACAAGAAAGCATCACCCGTACGCTTTCCGACCGAGTTGAATCATTGACCGCAGAATTGGAGCTCGTGCGCTTGCGAGGGGAGCGAAGGCTCGCAACGCTGGCTCGCCGACGACAAAATCTGCTCAGTAGGCAGAGCGGACTGGAGAAGCAAATTCAACTGCAAGTCGACCGAGCGGGGCTCGCCGAAGAGGCGCTGAGACGCTCGAAGACCTTGTATGAGTCTAGCAATGCGCCGTTAGCGCAAGTTCAGGAGAAGACGTCGGCGATGCTTGAACAAAAGCAGAAAGTCTATGATCTGCTTCAGATCCGCGATGGTTTGCTGGCTGAATTGGAGAACGTTGAGAGCGATATCGAGATCGCACCCATCCAAACCAAGCAGGAAATTGCGGCTCTTCATCGCGCCATTGGTGATACGGAAAATTCGCTCGCGGTAAGTGAGATCGATCGGCAGATTTTGCTGCAAGCAAGTGGTCCTGGGGTAGTCTCATCGCTCGCCGTTCAGTCCGGACAGCAGATCAAGCCAGGGGATGCCCTCGCGGCCATCGAACCGGCCAATTCGACCTTATTCGCCGTCTTTTATGTTCCAAGCGGGGCCGTGGGATTGCTGCATCCCAAGATACCGGTGCGCCTAAGCTTCGATGCCTATCCCTCCGATAAGTACGGGACGGTCTTGGGATCCATCGAGGACATCTCCCGCAGCCCGGCCTTGCCCATGGAGACAGCGAACGCCGCACGCGCCGTCGATGCCGACACGCAGGCTTATCGCGTGCGGGTAGCAATCAACGCGGCGTCGATGCCGACGATCATGAAGCTAAAGCCGGGTATGCGGGTCCGTGCAACCGCCCTGCTGGACTATCGCCGGCTTTTTGAATGGTTGTATCAGCCGCTCGTGAAGACGTATGGGCGCGAAGCATGA
- a CDS encoding peptidase domain-containing ABC transporter, whose product MTYRLKIGAGRDLPVILQAEECECGLASIAMVAFYHGNRFRLGDLRQRFPVSRRGASLASLIKIGNALKLDCRPLRLELENLKELSLPCIVHWDLNHFVVLKAIGQKRITIHDPATGVRSLGWKEFGKHFTGIALEMLPSDDFTKQDVRTPFSVRRLIGRISGLKRYIAQVLSLALGLEIVAVATPFYLQWLVDEALAAGDRDLVTILGTGFCLLVCLQAAIGAMRSWLVAVLSAQLNFQWLGRVFGHLLRLPTEYFEKRQVGGVLASFASINVIQETLTVAFAQAIVDGGLIIGTGFVMFAYNSLLSAAACASVALYAILRFVVFAKLRNAAAEEISFQARQSTHFLESLQGIQAIRLFGRGDERKITWMNLLADKFNAHLRVQKVQITQQATNVLLFGIERVIVIWLAGLLVLRNELTIGMLIAFLSYREQFSSRMAALVDKIFEFRMLGLHAERVAEVVDAAPEAHGPEHEAELLTKPDYIELRDISYAYSPHEDNVLDSVNLRIEAGECVAITGPSGSGKTTLVKILLGLLEPSSGEVRIGGRPLHQVGLQTFRRTVGTVMQDDMLFTGSLADNISFFDPTAEHAWIEECARQAAIHDEIMSMPMRYETLIGTIGVGLSGGQRQRILLARALYKRPQILVLDEATSHLDLDNERCVNHVVRTLRLTRIIIAHRAETIEAADRAIVVRNGRIQARGEGAKSKVSGDQPSCLASS is encoded by the coding sequence ATGACCTATCGCTTGAAGATCGGCGCCGGGAGAGACTTGCCTGTTATACTGCAGGCCGAAGAATGCGAGTGTGGACTCGCAAGCATTGCTATGGTGGCGTTTTATCATGGAAACCGATTTCGCTTGGGAGATCTCAGGCAACGATTTCCGGTATCCCGAAGAGGGGCGTCGTTGGCGAGCCTGATCAAGATTGGCAACGCTCTCAAGCTCGATTGTCGGCCTCTCCGACTTGAGCTGGAAAATCTTAAGGAGCTGAGCCTCCCTTGCATTGTTCACTGGGACTTGAACCACTTCGTAGTTCTCAAGGCGATTGGACAAAAGCGGATTACCATTCACGATCCGGCAACAGGCGTGCGAAGTCTTGGCTGGAAGGAGTTCGGAAAGCACTTCACCGGCATTGCGCTGGAGATGCTTCCAAGTGATGATTTTACCAAGCAAGACGTGCGAACTCCCTTTAGTGTTCGCAGATTGATTGGACGCATTAGCGGTCTGAAGCGGTACATTGCCCAGGTGCTGAGTTTGGCGCTTGGGCTCGAGATTGTCGCTGTTGCCACGCCGTTCTACCTGCAATGGCTGGTCGATGAGGCGCTTGCAGCAGGAGATCGCGATCTCGTTACGATTCTTGGCACTGGATTTTGCCTGCTAGTATGTCTGCAGGCGGCGATTGGCGCAATGCGCAGCTGGCTCGTGGCGGTTCTTAGTGCTCAGTTGAATTTCCAATGGCTCGGCCGTGTATTCGGTCATCTCTTGCGGCTGCCAACGGAGTATTTCGAGAAGCGGCAGGTGGGCGGCGTTCTCGCAAGCTTTGCGTCGATAAACGTTATTCAAGAAACTCTCACTGTGGCCTTCGCTCAAGCTATTGTGGATGGTGGACTGATCATAGGCACGGGTTTTGTTATGTTTGCCTATAACTCCCTGTTAAGTGCCGCCGCTTGCGCATCCGTAGCATTATACGCCATCTTAAGGTTCGTGGTCTTCGCAAAACTTCGCAACGCGGCTGCTGAGGAGATCAGCTTTCAAGCGAGGCAGAGTACTCATTTTCTTGAATCTCTGCAGGGGATACAAGCGATTCGTCTCTTTGGCCGTGGTGATGAGCGAAAGATCACTTGGATGAATCTTCTCGCTGACAAGTTCAATGCTCACCTTCGCGTTCAAAAGGTGCAAATTACCCAGCAAGCGACTAACGTGCTGCTGTTTGGTATTGAGCGTGTGATCGTAATTTGGCTGGCTGGCTTGCTTGTTCTCCGGAATGAATTGACTATAGGAATGTTAATTGCCTTTCTTTCTTATCGAGAACAATTTTCCTCGCGAATGGCGGCCTTGGTCGACAAGATCTTTGAATTCCGCATGCTAGGACTTCATGCTGAGCGCGTGGCGGAAGTTGTTGACGCTGCGCCAGAGGCGCATGGCCCAGAACATGAAGCGGAATTGTTGACCAAACCCGATTATATCGAGCTTCGTGACATCTCATACGCATACTCGCCCCATGAAGACAATGTTCTTGACAGCGTCAATTTGCGTATCGAAGCAGGTGAATGTGTTGCGATCACAGGCCCGTCTGGTAGCGGGAAGACGACTCTGGTCAAAATTCTTCTGGGGCTATTAGAGCCGAGCTCTGGTGAGGTTCGGATCGGCGGTCGTCCTCTGCATCAAGTAGGGCTGCAGACGTTTCGGCGAACAGTCGGAACGGTGATGCAAGATGATATGCTGTTCACCGGCTCGCTGGCCGACAACATAAGCTTTTTTGATCCGACTGCGGAGCACGCATGGATCGAAGAATGCGCGCGGCAGGCCGCCATTCATGATGAGATCATGTCGATGCCGATGAGGTACGAGACACTGATCGGAACAATCGGTGTCGGACTTTCTGGTGGGCAGAGGCAACGCATACTGTTGGCTCGCGCCTTATACAAGCGACCGCAGATTCTGGTTCTCGACGAGGCAACGAGCCATCTCGACCTAGATAATGAACGGTGTGTCAATCACGTGGTGCGTACCCTAAGGCTGACGCGGATCATCATCGCTCATCGGGCGGAAACGATAGAGGCGGCCGACCGTGCAATCGTCGTTCGCAATGGACGAATCCAAGCAAGAGGTGAGGGAGCGAAGAGCAAAGTCTCGGGAGATCAACCTTCCTGCCTGGCTTCGAGTTGA
- a CDS encoding helix-turn-helix domain-containing protein, whose protein sequence is MNWNELADQPCSVARTLSVIGDRWTLLILRECFLKVRRFDDFQKRIGIGRPILTDRLNKLVDAFVLTKVAYQTNPTRYEYRLTPKGLDLYQVLISIVHWGDVHMVDKKGRPVLHRHTDCGHVFDPVMVCSECGEPLNARHVHVERGPGAKGAGRLPMEAEEPGPRSVPKMPAARRRKVRASA, encoded by the coding sequence ATGAATTGGAACGAACTTGCGGATCAACCGTGCTCCGTCGCCCGAACGCTGTCCGTAATCGGGGATCGCTGGACCCTGCTGATCCTTCGGGAATGCTTCCTGAAGGTGCGTCGGTTCGACGACTTCCAAAAGCGTATCGGCATCGGCAGGCCGATCCTGACGGATCGTCTCAACAAGCTTGTCGACGCATTTGTCCTCACCAAGGTGGCTTATCAGACCAATCCTACCCGATATGAATACCGACTGACGCCGAAGGGCCTCGATCTCTATCAGGTGCTGATATCGATCGTGCATTGGGGCGACGTGCACATGGTCGACAAGAAGGGGCGGCCGGTCCTCCATCGCCACACGGACTGCGGCCACGTATTCGACCCCGTGATGGTCTGCTCGGAATGCGGGGAGCCGCTGAACGCACGTCATGTGCATGTGGAACGCGGTCCCGGCGCGAAAGGAGCCGGCCGGCTGCCGATGGAGGCTGAAGAGCCGGGGCCCCGGTCCGTCCCGAAGATGCCAGCCGCGCGACGGCGGAAGGTCAGGGCAAGCGCCTAG